The following proteins are encoded in a genomic region of Periophthalmus magnuspinnatus isolate fPerMag1 chromosome 23, fPerMag1.2.pri, whole genome shotgun sequence:
- the prodha gene encoding proline dehydrogenase 1, mitochondrial yields MSYTKFLAPLFRRSANTARIPPAQYRSTVASTKPKEEKEPQMEGCPVIEAQPVELITQTTTLNKPRAQKIQIDFENTKEAYRSKKNLELLRSLLVFKLCTFDFLVERNKELMDLSRRVLGQRLFEKMMKMTFYGQFVAGEDHNSIKPLVHKNEAFGVGAVLDYSVEEDLTQEEAEKKEMDSCVSEAEKESPDDGLREKKYKAHRRFGDRRGGVISARTYFYADEAKCDKQMETFINCIKASGGASADGFSAIKMTALGRPQFLLQFSEVLVKWRRFFNVLAAQQGQSEMMVLDQKLELEQLKESLAEMGVGDKDEIENWFTGERLGLSGTIDLLDWNSLINDTTRISNLLMVPNLKTGHLEPLLKKFTAEEEQQMKRMLQRVDILAKHAVENGVRLMVDAEQTYFQPAISRLTLEMQRKFNREKPTIFNTYQCYLKEAYDNVTMDVELSRREGWFFGAKLVRGAYMYQERARAAEIGYEDPINPDYETTNRMYHRCLEYVLEEIERSRRANVMVATHNEDTIKFTLEMMNDMDLSPAENKVYFGQLLGMCDQISFPLGQAGFPVYKYVPYGPVNEVIPYLSRRAQENRGFMKGSQRERTLLWKELKRRLLKGQILYKPVY; encoded by the exons ATGTCTTACACTAAGTTCTTAGCGCCTTTATTCCGGCGCAGCGCAAACACAGCGCGCATCCCTCCGGCTCAGTATCGATCCACTGTGGCATCGACCAAAcccaaagaggagaaagagccgCAGATGGAGGGATGTCCCGTGATCGAGGCTCAGCCCGTGGAGCTCATCACCCAAACCACAACTTTAAACAAACCACGAGCCCAGAAGATCCAGATCGactttgaaaacacaaaagaagCTTATAGAAGTAAAAAGAACCTGGAGCTGCTCAGGAGCCTGCTGGTCTTCAAACTCTGCACCTTTGACTTCCTCGTGGAGAGAAATAAAGAG CTGATGGACCTCAGCCGCAGAGTGCTCGGACAGAGGCTCTTTGAAAAGATGATGAAAATGACCTTCTACGGACAGTTTGTGGCGGGGGAAGATCACAACTCCATCAAACCCCTGGTCCATAAGAATGAAGCGTttggagtgggggccgtgctggACTACAGCGTGGAAGAGGATCTGACACAAGAAGAGGCGGAGAAGAAGGAGATGGA CTCGTGTGTTTCTGAAGCAGAGAAGGAAAGTCCAG ATGATGGACTTCGGGAAAAGAAATACAAAGCTCATCGTCGGTTCGGAGACAGACGTGGAGGCGTCATCAGCGCTCGCACGTACTTCTACGCCGACGAGGCAAAGTGCGACAAACAAATGGAGACGTTCATTAACTGTATCAAAGCGTCGG GAGGAGCTTCTGCTGATGGATTCTCAGCGATCAAAATGACGGCGCTCGGGCGGCCGCAGTTTCTT CTCCAGTTTTCTGAAGTGCTGGTGAAATGGAGACGTTTTTTTAACGTCCTCGCGGCGCAGCAGGGTCAGTCTGAAATGATGGTTCTGGATCAAAAACTAGAACTGGAACAGCTCAAG GAGAGTTTGGCTGAGATGGGCGTCGGAGACAAAGATGAAATAGAAAACTGGTTCACTGGAGAGAGACTGGGCCTCTCGGG AACGATCGATCTTCTCGACTGGAACAGTTTGATTAACGACACCACCCGAATCTCCAACCTGCTGATGGTGCCAAACCTCAAG ACTGGACATCTTGAGCCTTTGTTGAAAAAGTTTACTGCTGAAGAGGAGCAGCAGATGAAGAGGATGCTACAGAGAGTGGATATTTTAGCCAAG CACGCCGTGGAAAACGGGGTCCGGCTCATGGTGGACGCAGAGCAGACGTATTTTCAGCCGGCGATCAGCCGCCTGACCCTGGAAATGCAGAGGAAGTTCAACAGAGAGAAACCGACTATTTTCAACACCTACCAGTGTTACCTTAAG GAAGCCTACGATAACGTGACCATGGACGTGGAGCTGTCGCGCAGAGAGGGATGGTTCTTTGGGGCCAAACTCGTTCGTGGGGCTTATATGTATCAGGAGAGAGCCCGGGCCGCGGAGATCGGCTACGAAGACCCGATAAACCCAGACTACGAGACGACCAACAGAATGTACCACAG gtgtttggagtacGTGCTGGAGGAAATTGAACGCAGCAGAAGGGCCAATGTGATGGTCGCGACTCACAATGAGGACACTATTAAATTCACTTTAGAAAt GATGAACGACATGGACCTTTCACCCGCTGAGAATAAGGTTTACTTTGGACAGCTGCTCGGCATGTGTGACCAGATCAGTTTTCCTCTGG GTCAGGCTGGTTTCCCCGTTTACAAATACGTCCCATACGGCCCCGTCAACGAGGTCATACCTTATCTGTCCCGACGAGCACAAGAGAACCGCGGCTTCATGAAGGGCTCCCAGAGAGAGCGCACCCTGCTGTGGAAGGAGCTGAAGCGCAGATTACTCAAGGGACAGATTCTCTACAAACCTGTGTACTAA
- the gal3st1b gene encoding galactosylceramide sulfotransferase isoform X1, giving the protein MWLLLCSLLQVFLVLSLEPQIMFGIKGRKRLLIRGSILWILLANVMVLLYCYTDQAHVKTVDSEEQTCRVSVSRPPVHHVVTTPFHRPPCSPKVNIMFMKTHKTASSTLLNILFRFGEKHKLKFAFPDGRNDFFYPSPFTCSQVKDYKPGNCFNVVCNHMRFNHSEVSKLLPPDAVYITILRDPVHLFESSFHYYHRAVPLTWKLTDEDKLAEFLNNPTAFYSKEAFNSFYLKNLLFFDFGFDNNLQADDSQVTEAISSLSKRFQLVLLAEYFDQSLILLKELLCWTMEDVLYFKLNTRRSSSVSRLTPDVRAKAQKWNDIDWKLYQYFNDTFWQKVRAYGIERMKEDVNELRRRNAEMKSVCIEGGHAVEARNIEDRHFRPWQPLGESSILGYNMKKDIDPKYKTICKKMLTPEIQYLADLGVNLWLTRLWGWIKDYLISTNLY; this is encoded by the exons ATgtggctgctcctctgctcattACTTCAGGTTTTCCTTGTACTTTCCTTGGAGCCTCAAATAATGTTTGGCATTAAGGGCAGAAAGCGTTTGCTCATACGAGGCTCCATACTGTGGATTTTATTGGCGAATGTTATGGTTTTGCTCTACTGCTACACAGACCAAGCTCACGTAAAGACGGT AGACTCTGAAGAGCAGACTTGTCGTGTCAGCGTGTCCAGACCGCCGGTGCACCATGTTGTGACCACACCCTTTCACCGGCCGCCGTGCTCACCTAAAGTGAACATTATGTTCATGAAGACTCATAAAACCGCCAGCAGTACTCTCCTCAACATTCTCTTTCGCTTTGGCGAGAAACACAAGCTGAAATTTGCTTTCCCTGATGGACGTAATGACTTCTTCTACCCGTCCCCGTTCACGTGTTCCCAGGTCAAGGACTACAAACCCGGAAACTGCTTCAATGTTGTGTGTAACCACATGCGTTTTAACCACAGTGAAGTGTCTAAACTCCTGCCTCCAGATGCAGTTTACATAACGATCCTCCGCGACCCGGTCCACCTGTTTGAATCTTCCTTCCACTACTACCACAGAGCAGTGCCCCTCACGTGGAAACTCACAGACGAGGATAAACTGGCTGAATTCTTAAACAATCCCACAGCCTTTTATAGCAAAGAAGCATTTAACTCATTCTACCTTAAAAATCTACTATTTTTTGACTTTGGATTTGATAATAATCTACAGGCTGATGATTCTCAGGTGACAGAGGCTATTTCTAGTTTGTCAAAGCGTTTTCAGCTGGTCCTCCTGGCCGAGTACTTTGACCAGTCCCTGATTCTGCTGAAGGAGCTGCTGTGCTGGACAATGGAAGATGTGCTTTATTTTAAACTCAACACCCGCAGGAGCTCGTCTGTGTCACGACTGACCCCAGACGTCAGAGCCAAAGCTCAAAAGTGGAACGACATTGATTGGAAACTGTATCAGTATTTTAATGACACTTTCTGGCAGAAGGTTCGGGCTTATGGAATagaaagaatgaaagaggaTGTGAACGAGCTGAGGAGGAGAAACGCTGAGATGAAGTCCGTCTGTATCGAGGGGGGTCATGCAGTGGAGGCCCGGAACATTGAAGACAGACATTTCAGGCCCTGGCAGCCGCTCGGAGAGTCGTCCATCCTCGGCTACAACATGAAAAAAGACATTGACCCCAAATACAAGACGATCTGTAAGAAAATGCTCACTCCTGAGATTCAGTACTTGGCTGACCTGGGTGTGAACCTGTGGCTCACCAGACTCTGGGGCTGGATAAAAGATTATTTGATTTCTACAAATTTATATtaa
- the gal3st1b gene encoding galactosylceramide sulfotransferase isoform X2, whose product MFGIKGRKRLLIRGSILWILLANVMVLLYCYTDQAHVKTVDSEEQTCRVSVSRPPVHHVVTTPFHRPPCSPKVNIMFMKTHKTASSTLLNILFRFGEKHKLKFAFPDGRNDFFYPSPFTCSQVKDYKPGNCFNVVCNHMRFNHSEVSKLLPPDAVYITILRDPVHLFESSFHYYHRAVPLTWKLTDEDKLAEFLNNPTAFYSKEAFNSFYLKNLLFFDFGFDNNLQADDSQVTEAISSLSKRFQLVLLAEYFDQSLILLKELLCWTMEDVLYFKLNTRRSSSVSRLTPDVRAKAQKWNDIDWKLYQYFNDTFWQKVRAYGIERMKEDVNELRRRNAEMKSVCIEGGHAVEARNIEDRHFRPWQPLGESSILGYNMKKDIDPKYKTICKKMLTPEIQYLADLGVNLWLTRLWGWIKDYLISTNLY is encoded by the exons ATGTTTGGCATTAAGGGCAGAAAGCGTTTGCTCATACGAGGCTCCATACTGTGGATTTTATTGGCGAATGTTATGGTTTTGCTCTACTGCTACACAGACCAAGCTCACGTAAAGACGGT AGACTCTGAAGAGCAGACTTGTCGTGTCAGCGTGTCCAGACCGCCGGTGCACCATGTTGTGACCACACCCTTTCACCGGCCGCCGTGCTCACCTAAAGTGAACATTATGTTCATGAAGACTCATAAAACCGCCAGCAGTACTCTCCTCAACATTCTCTTTCGCTTTGGCGAGAAACACAAGCTGAAATTTGCTTTCCCTGATGGACGTAATGACTTCTTCTACCCGTCCCCGTTCACGTGTTCCCAGGTCAAGGACTACAAACCCGGAAACTGCTTCAATGTTGTGTGTAACCACATGCGTTTTAACCACAGTGAAGTGTCTAAACTCCTGCCTCCAGATGCAGTTTACATAACGATCCTCCGCGACCCGGTCCACCTGTTTGAATCTTCCTTCCACTACTACCACAGAGCAGTGCCCCTCACGTGGAAACTCACAGACGAGGATAAACTGGCTGAATTCTTAAACAATCCCACAGCCTTTTATAGCAAAGAAGCATTTAACTCATTCTACCTTAAAAATCTACTATTTTTTGACTTTGGATTTGATAATAATCTACAGGCTGATGATTCTCAGGTGACAGAGGCTATTTCTAGTTTGTCAAAGCGTTTTCAGCTGGTCCTCCTGGCCGAGTACTTTGACCAGTCCCTGATTCTGCTGAAGGAGCTGCTGTGCTGGACAATGGAAGATGTGCTTTATTTTAAACTCAACACCCGCAGGAGCTCGTCTGTGTCACGACTGACCCCAGACGTCAGAGCCAAAGCTCAAAAGTGGAACGACATTGATTGGAAACTGTATCAGTATTTTAATGACACTTTCTGGCAGAAGGTTCGGGCTTATGGAATagaaagaatgaaagaggaTGTGAACGAGCTGAGGAGGAGAAACGCTGAGATGAAGTCCGTCTGTATCGAGGGGGGTCATGCAGTGGAGGCCCGGAACATTGAAGACAGACATTTCAGGCCCTGGCAGCCGCTCGGAGAGTCGTCCATCCTCGGCTACAACATGAAAAAAGACATTGACCCCAAATACAAGACGATCTGTAAGAAAATGCTCACTCCTGAGATTCAGTACTTGGCTGACCTGGGTGTGAACCTGTGGCTCACCAGACTCTGGGGCTGGATAAAAGATTATTTGATTTCTACAAATTTATATtaa
- the LOC117391721 gene encoding cytochrome b-c1 complex subunit 9 yields the protein MSLTKSAYNLLFRRTSTFAITIMVGAVFFERLFDQGGDLIFEQMNRGKLWKHIKHNYENQDEE from the exons ATGTCACTGACCAAGTCCGCGTATAACCTGCTCTTCAGGAGAACCTCCACCTTCGCCATCACCATCATGGTCGGGGCGGTGTTTTTTGAGCGATTGTTCGATCAAGGCGGAGATTTAATATTTGAGCAAATGAACCGAGGG AAACTTtggaaacacataaaacacaattatgAGAATCAAGACGAAGAGTAG
- the zmat5 gene encoding zinc finger matrin-type protein 5 produces the protein MGKRYYCDYCERSFQDNMHNRKKHLNGVQHHRAKKAWFDFFKDPEAILLEEQAKKPCRMFLQKGICDFGPNCRFSHMSDQDFYRLRRQVEGGNSQEHFEDKILSDRSVEEWLTRREKRRNALCSAEDVKTDTEESPEETDVPQHLLLVPDLPPSLRPPPPGGWKVSANTEWG, from the exons ATGGGAAAGAGGTATTACTGTGATTACTGTGAGCGCTCCTTCCAGGACAATATGCACAATAGAAAGAAACATCTGAACGGCGTCCAGCATCACAGAGCCAAAAAGGCCTGGTTTGACTTTTTTAAAG ACCCTGAAGCTATTCTCCTGGAGGAACAAGCAAAAAAACCCTGCAGGATGTTTCTTCAGAAAG gAATTTGTGACTTTGGACCAAACTGTAGATTTTCTCACATGTCAGATCAGGACTTTTATCGTCTTAGACGCCAAGTAGAAG GTGGAAATTCTCAAGAGCATTTCGAGGACAAAATTCTGTCTGACAGAAGCGTGGAAGAGTGGCTCACGAGACGTGAAAAGAGGAGAAATGCCCTTTGTAGCGCAGA AGACGTTAAAACTGACACAGAAGAATCCCCCGAAGAAACTGACGTTCCTCAACACCTCCTCCTCGTTCCTGACCTGCCGCCGTCGCTCCGGCCGCCGCCTCCGGGAGGATGGAAAGTCAGTGCAAACACAGAGTGGGGTTGA